The following proteins are co-located in the Methylomonas sp. 11b genome:
- a CDS encoding M20 aminoacylase family protein yields the protein MNTLHAESLPAVLIPEIAANIAGIRELRRDIHAHPELCFEEVRTAELVAAKLIEWGIPIHRGLGKTGVVGIIKAGSSDKAIGLRADMDALPMHEQNSFAHASRHPGKMHGCGHDGHTAMLLAAAQYLATQRDFDGTVYLIFQPAEEGGGGADEMIKDGLFELFPMQAVYGMHNWPELPAGQFAVSPGPVMASLNTFRIVIRGKGCHAALPHLGLDPVPVAAQMIMAFQTILTRSANPLDNGLISVTMVHAGEATNIIADACELAGTVRTFSNQLLDLIETRMREVAKHICLAHGMECDFEFKRSYPPTVNHREAVETSRSVMTSIVGDRHVLEQKATMGAEDFAFMLQKLPGSYCFIGNGSGDHRSIGHGAGPCTLHNTSYDFNDDILPLGATYWVRLVEACLPAE from the coding sequence ATGAATACACTCCATGCTGAATCGTTGCCAGCTGTTCTGATACCGGAAATTGCAGCCAATATTGCCGGTATCCGCGAATTGCGCCGCGATATACACGCCCACCCGGAGTTGTGCTTCGAGGAAGTGCGTACCGCCGAGCTGGTCGCGGCAAAGTTGATTGAATGGGGGATTCCTATTCATCGCGGCTTGGGTAAAACCGGTGTAGTCGGGATCATCAAAGCAGGGAGTTCCGACAAGGCTATCGGCTTGCGTGCCGATATGGACGCCTTGCCGATGCATGAACAAAACAGCTTTGCGCATGCCTCGCGGCACCCAGGCAAAATGCACGGCTGCGGGCATGACGGCCATACCGCTATGCTGTTGGCTGCGGCGCAATATTTGGCAACCCAGCGTGATTTTGACGGGACTGTCTATCTGATATTCCAACCTGCGGAAGAGGGCGGTGGCGGCGCCGATGAGATGATCAAGGACGGCCTGTTCGAATTGTTTCCGATGCAGGCGGTTTACGGCATGCATAATTGGCCTGAATTGCCGGCCGGACAATTTGCCGTCAGTCCCGGACCGGTGATGGCATCCTTGAATACCTTTCGCATCGTCATCCGCGGCAAGGGCTGTCACGCGGCATTGCCGCACTTGGGATTGGACCCGGTGCCGGTGGCGGCGCAAATGATTATGGCGTTTCAAACCATCCTGACTCGAAGTGCCAATCCCTTGGATAACGGTTTGATTTCAGTAACCATGGTGCATGCGGGCGAGGCGACCAACATCATCGCCGATGCCTGCGAATTGGCCGGTACGGTGCGCACATTCTCCAATCAACTACTGGATTTGATTGAAACCCGTATGCGGGAAGTAGCAAAGCATATTTGTTTGGCACACGGGATGGAATGTGATTTTGAATTTAAGCGTAGCTATCCGCCGACTGTTAATCACCGTGAGGCAGTCGAAACGTCCCGTAGCGTAATGACCTCTATTGTTGGCGACCGGCATGTTTTGGAGCAAAAAGCCACGATGGGCGCAGAAGATTTTGCGTTTATGCTGCAAAAGTTACCCGGTAGCTACTGCTTCATCGGCAACGGCTCCGGCGATCATCGTAGTATTGGCCATGGCGCCGGTCCTTGTACCCTGCATAACACCAGTTACGATTTTAACGATGATATTTTGCCCTTGGGAGCGACTTATTGGGTGAGATTGGTGGAAGCCTGTCTGCCAGCCGAATAA
- a CDS encoding general secretion pathway protein GspK: MNSMLRAQAAHRQSGLALVIVIWILTLLSLMAGSFALSMRRESSVAGALKNNAQAQARAETGLSIAQFMLQQADPDQRWHADGSIYRIPGNDSEIRIRILAESGKVDINAAEEPLLKALISSVSDDEKLQQNLLDALLDWRDADDEPRPHGAEKKQYRQAGLAYQPSNQPFQSPEELQLVLGFNADIFEKLQPWITIYSGQAELNLRLAPPELLQMVGDSLKEQNIHDVYLDKRLAESAAADDNTAEQTDPALADEEQTYTIMVQTLLEDQATAAIEAVVRIQNQDPSQAPYQILDWKQGQQILALFDSAKESQLITVQDEFTNQH; encoded by the coding sequence ATGAATAGCATGCTTCGTGCACAGGCAGCCCATCGGCAAAGCGGCCTGGCGCTAGTGATCGTCATTTGGATTTTGACGCTGCTGAGCCTGATGGCCGGCAGTTTTGCATTGAGTATGCGCAGGGAAAGCAGCGTCGCGGGCGCATTGAAAAACAATGCCCAAGCACAAGCACGTGCAGAAACCGGTTTAAGTATTGCCCAATTCATGCTGCAACAGGCCGATCCCGACCAGCGTTGGCACGCGGATGGCAGCATCTATCGGATACCGGGCAACGATAGCGAAATTCGTATCAGAATTCTCGCCGAATCCGGCAAAGTCGATATCAACGCCGCCGAGGAACCCTTATTAAAGGCCTTGATTAGTTCGGTAAGCGACGACGAAAAACTCCAGCAGAATTTATTGGACGCCCTGCTGGATTGGCGGGATGCCGACGATGAACCGCGTCCGCACGGCGCCGAAAAAAAACAGTATCGGCAGGCCGGACTGGCTTATCAGCCCAGCAATCAACCTTTTCAATCCCCGGAGGAGTTGCAATTGGTGCTGGGCTTTAACGCTGATATTTTCGAGAAACTTCAACCGTGGATCACTATCTACTCCGGACAAGCGGAATTAAACTTGCGGCTGGCACCTCCGGAGTTACTGCAAATGGTTGGTGATAGCCTCAAGGAACAGAATATCCATGATGTATACTTGGACAAGCGTTTGGCTGAATCGGCTGCGGCGGACGATAACACGGCCGAGCAAACCGATCCGGCATTGGCGGATGAAGAGCAAACGTATACTATTATGGTGCAAACCCTGCTGGAAGATCAGGCGACGGCCGCTATCGAAGCAGTGGTAAGAATCCAGAACCAAGACCCCAGCCAAGCGCCCTACCAAATCCTGGATTGGAAACAAGGTCAGCAAATATTGGCCTTATTCGACTCGGCCAAGGAATCCCAGCTAATTACCGTTCAAGATGAATTTACAAACCAGCATTGA
- a CDS encoding type IV pilus modification PilV family protein, giving the protein MRRHKGFSLLEILVAFSIMAIALTVLLRIFGTGVNNAVISEEYTIAVQIAESLMARTGVETELTAGESQGTEGDKYDWQITVSPATPAQSRASLRDMDTDQQKPAPELMSVRVVVAWGEAEQPRSVELHTLKLQQPGPG; this is encoded by the coding sequence ATGCGGCGGCATAAAGGCTTTTCCCTGCTGGAAATTCTGGTCGCCTTTTCCATTATGGCGATTGCGCTGACCGTGCTGCTGCGCATCTTCGGCACCGGCGTAAACAATGCGGTTATTTCCGAGGAATACACTATCGCGGTGCAAATCGCCGAATCGCTGATGGCCCGCACTGGCGTGGAAACCGAGCTGACAGCCGGCGAAAGTCAGGGTACGGAAGGCGACAAATACGACTGGCAAATTACTGTCAGTCCAGCGACGCCAGCGCAATCCCGTGCCAGTCTGAGAGATATGGATACCGATCAGCAAAAGCCGGCGCCGGAGCTGATGTCGGTGCGGGTAGTGGTTGCCTGGGGCGAGGCAGAACAACCACGTTCCGTGGAATTGCATACCTTAAAGCTACAACAACCAGGTCCGGGCTAG
- the gspG gene encoding type II secretion system major pseudopilin GspG: MKYTLRRHGGFTLLELLVVLGIIAMLAGIVGPQVMKHMGASKTKAARVQIEDLAASLDMYKLDEGRYPTAQQGLAALVERPADAKRWNGPYLRKDKIPQDPWNQDYHYVFPGQHGKFDLFSYGADEKEGGEGEDQDINSWE, encoded by the coding sequence ATGAAATACACGTTACGCCGCCACGGCGGTTTTACCTTGCTGGAACTGTTGGTGGTGTTGGGCATTATCGCCATGCTGGCCGGGATTGTCGGACCGCAGGTGATGAAACATATGGGCGCCTCCAAAACCAAAGCCGCCAGAGTACAAATCGAGGATCTGGCGGCGTCGCTGGACATGTACAAACTCGACGAAGGCCGTTATCCCACAGCGCAGCAAGGTTTGGCGGCGTTAGTGGAAAGACCCGCCGACGCCAAGCGTTGGAACGGCCCTTACTTGCGCAAGGACAAAATCCCGCAAGACCCTTGGAATCAGGATTATCACTACGTCTTCCCCGGCCAGCACGGTAAGTTCGATTTGTTCAGCTATGGTGCCGATGAAAAAGAAGGCGGCGAAGGCGAAGATCAGGACATCAACAGCTGGGAATAA
- a CDS encoding sigma-54 dependent transcriptional regulator has translation MALPEILLIDDNTHRSQQVEGILQFLEYRVETVASSDFEAVLREHGDFDAVFVGCGGDKQANLIKTVTESVGDMPVVLLVDAGGPQVVSAIQQMVSKILEWPTVYPQLIQLLDSLPQPVQSTKKSLPDKGLAGKSKAIQKTRAQIDQVAKSDATVLILGESGTGKEVVAQALHRASARRDRPFVPVNCGAIPGELLESELFGHEKGAFTGALTSRQGRFEMAEGGTLFLDEIGDMPMPMQVKLLRVLQERTFERVGSNKTIHCDVRIIAATHRHLEQEIAEKRFREDLFYRLNVFPIEVPALRERAEDIPYLINDLVARMEAANRGTVSLLPRAIATLMQHSWPGNVRELSNLIERLAIISPDASVDVGDLPEKFQAYEVPEGVQISMPEQDIHIVRPAEREALAMPTPGAVTAVHLPEQGIDLKEYLTDLENELIRQALEECNGVVAHAAKLLNMRRTTLVEKLRKTDAA, from the coding sequence ATGGCTTTGCCAGAAATTTTGCTCATTGATGACAACACCCACCGCAGTCAGCAAGTGGAAGGGATACTCCAGTTTTTGGAATATCGGGTGGAGACGGTTGCCAGTAGCGATTTCGAAGCGGTGCTCAGAGAGCACGGTGATTTCGATGCGGTATTTGTCGGCTGCGGCGGAGACAAGCAAGCCAACTTGATCAAAACGGTCACCGAAAGTGTCGGCGATATGCCGGTGGTTTTGCTGGTGGACGCGGGTGGGCCGCAAGTGGTTAGTGCCATTCAACAAATGGTCAGCAAAATCTTGGAGTGGCCGACTGTTTACCCGCAGTTGATTCAATTGTTGGATAGCTTGCCGCAGCCCGTTCAATCCACTAAGAAGTCTCTACCGGATAAAGGCTTGGCAGGTAAAAGTAAGGCCATTCAAAAAACCCGCGCTCAAATCGATCAAGTCGCCAAATCCGACGCCACGGTGCTTATTCTCGGCGAATCCGGCACAGGTAAGGAAGTCGTGGCGCAAGCGCTACATCGTGCCTCTGCGCGGCGAGACAGGCCATTCGTGCCGGTCAATTGCGGCGCTATTCCCGGTGAACTCCTGGAAAGCGAATTGTTCGGTCACGAGAAGGGCGCATTTACCGGCGCGTTGACTTCGCGGCAAGGTCGTTTCGAAATGGCGGAAGGCGGTACGCTGTTTTTGGATGAAATCGGTGATATGCCGATGCCGATGCAGGTTAAGTTGTTAAGAGTATTGCAGGAACGCACCTTCGAGCGCGTCGGTAGTAATAAAACCATCCATTGCGATGTGCGGATTATTGCCGCGACGCATCGCCACCTGGAACAAGAAATCGCCGAAAAGCGCTTTCGCGAGGATTTATTTTACCGTCTGAATGTGTTTCCGATCGAAGTGCCTGCCTTGCGGGAAAGAGCGGAAGATATACCTTATTTAATCAACGATTTGGTTGCCCGCATGGAAGCCGCCAATAGGGGAACCGTCAGTTTATTGCCCCGCGCAATTGCCACCTTGATGCAGCATAGTTGGCCCGGTAACGTCCGAGAGCTGTCAAATTTGATCGAGCGTTTGGCTATCATTAGCCCGGATGCTAGTGTCGATGTCGGCGATTTACCGGAAAAATTTCAGGCTTATGAAGTGCCGGAAGGCGTGCAGATATCAATGCCCGAGCAAGACATTCACATCGTGCGGCCGGCCGAGCGGGAAGCGCTGGCGATGCCGACCCCTGGCGCTGTCACGGCAGTACATTTACCGGAGCAAGGTATCGATCTTAAGGAGTACCTGACCGATCTTGAGAACGAATTGATCCGTCAAGCGTTGGAGGAATGTAATGGCGTTGTCGCCCATGCCGCCAAACTGCTGAACATGCGCAGAACTACGCTCGTGGAAAAGCTGCGCAAAACCGATGCGGCTTAG
- a CDS encoding prepilin-type N-terminal cleavage/methylation domain-containing protein, with protein MLNRSSVKGFTLIEMLIAISLLGIMVVLLFASLRIAAESWNSGEAKISEVNKKAVVYQFFKRHLSNTKPFPVIQENQQQNDQQLGSQELPKLAFEGLPQSISFVSALPAASARKGLQVFHVGLDPQQPSTLKVALTPYRQTESIPTDAEPVVLLENLRHFKISYFGASADSIDGNGAWLDEWQGQATGQLPKLVKISISLNDDSFWPDMIFALKINGQPNAEALLGEQNQQPGIANE; from the coding sequence GTGCTGAACCGCTCATCCGTAAAAGGATTTACGCTGATCGAAATGCTGATAGCCATTAGCCTGCTGGGCATCATGGTGGTCTTGCTGTTCGCCAGTTTGCGGATAGCGGCGGAAAGCTGGAACAGCGGCGAAGCCAAAATCAGCGAAGTGAATAAAAAAGCCGTGGTTTACCAATTCTTCAAACGACATTTGAGTAATACCAAACCCTTCCCAGTCATCCAGGAAAACCAACAACAAAACGATCAACAACTGGGATCGCAAGAACTGCCAAAACTGGCTTTCGAAGGCTTGCCGCAAAGCATCAGCTTTGTCTCTGCGTTGCCGGCCGCCTCGGCACGCAAGGGCTTGCAAGTGTTTCATGTCGGCCTGGACCCACAGCAGCCGTCGACCCTTAAGGTAGCTTTAACCCCTTACCGGCAAACCGAATCGATACCTACCGATGCCGAACCGGTCGTATTGTTGGAAAATTTACGGCATTTCAAAATCAGCTACTTTGGCGCATCGGCTGACAGCATTGACGGTAATGGCGCTTGGCTAGACGAATGGCAAGGACAAGCCACCGGCCAGTTACCCAAACTGGTAAAAATCAGCATCTCGCTAAATGACGACAGTTTTTGGCCGGACATGATATTTGCGTTAAAAATCAACGGCCAGCCGAATGCGGAAGCGTTGCTCGGCGAACAAAACCAACAGCCCGGCATTGCGAATGAATAG
- a CDS encoding PilN domain-containing protein, with protein MNLQTSIDFDLKRFFQWWGRELAFLVPNRLRSLLTDRSGALVFSTADADFQINFYLEAQQQTPMAWLLDINIADSYQTLKAQHPDFEKAESILRLDHTQALKKVVYLPAAAQENLQQVVGFELDRYTPFKAEQVYFAAIPLGKTEHGQIEVLLVFTPKTVLDEQLGKLQALGIQPVRVDFCHASTVSPADAPDYNLLPERYRPRGNALAQATHWLLNSLLLLLFLAVLIWPVWQEGQAVDVLKNHIKTLEKETRVIEEQQHEIDALRQQTQRLIDIKTQSPALVAVLNELSTLLKDDSWLTHFQFADKRLQIQGQSPAASSLIGLLESSAYFSNVSFVSPLTQDKATGRERFQISMDVSPPPVAPAQDAEATTTSDPDPAESEANGESKQ; from the coding sequence ATGAATTTACAAACCAGCATTGATTTCGATCTGAAACGTTTCTTCCAGTGGTGGGGGCGAGAATTGGCGTTTTTGGTACCGAATCGTCTCAGATCCTTGCTGACAGACCGCAGTGGCGCACTTGTATTCAGCACCGCCGACGCTGATTTTCAAATCAATTTTTACCTCGAGGCCCAACAGCAAACCCCAATGGCGTGGCTGCTGGACATCAACATTGCGGACAGTTATCAAACCTTGAAGGCCCAACATCCGGACTTTGAAAAAGCCGAATCGATCTTACGCCTGGACCATACACAGGCACTAAAAAAGGTCGTCTATTTACCCGCTGCCGCGCAAGAAAATCTGCAACAAGTCGTCGGCTTTGAATTAGACCGCTATACACCGTTCAAGGCCGAGCAAGTCTATTTTGCCGCCATCCCGCTCGGCAAAACCGAGCATGGTCAAATTGAAGTATTACTGGTATTTACGCCTAAAACCGTACTGGACGAGCAACTGGGCAAACTACAAGCTTTGGGGATACAGCCGGTGCGGGTGGATTTTTGCCACGCCAGCACCGTCAGCCCTGCCGATGCGCCTGACTACAATTTACTCCCGGAACGCTACCGGCCGCGCGGCAACGCCTTGGCTCAAGCCACTCACTGGCTGCTGAACAGCTTACTGTTATTATTGTTTCTGGCTGTATTGATCTGGCCGGTGTGGCAGGAAGGCCAAGCCGTCGATGTATTGAAAAATCATATTAAAACGCTGGAAAAAGAAACTCGCGTGATAGAAGAACAACAGCATGAAATCGATGCCCTACGCCAGCAAACCCAACGTTTGATAGACATTAAAACCCAGTCTCCCGCTCTGGTTGCGGTATTGAATGAACTCAGCACCTTATTAAAAGATGACAGCTGGTTGACGCATTTTCAATTTGCAGACAAACGCCTGCAAATCCAGGGTCAATCGCCGGCCGCGTCTTCCTTGATCGGTTTGTTGGAAAGTTCCGCATATTTCAGCAATGTCAGTTTCGTATCGCCGTTGACCCAGGACAAAGCCACCGGGCGAGAGCGCTTTCAAATCAGTATGGATGTTAGCCCGCCACCCGTCGCGCCTGCTCAGGATGCCGAGGCGACAACCACCAGCGATCCCGACCCTGCTGAATCTGAGGCAAACGGAGAGTCCAAGCAATGA
- the gspD gene encoding type II secretion system secretin GspD, which produces MTTKKINISPMLALALSMTGCEFIGPQLHEKLAIADSKPAQEDTLLIPELANDANKNAENRITKVEMYPSGEASIVPQASHHGGGKTSGKGEYSLNFDDADLGEVAKVILSDILGRNYTISPQVVGKVTLQTSKPLSKDELIPTLDMLLSLNNAALTEQGGMYLIKPSNEALYSSSISSLSGAKMPNGYQVRVIPVKNVAASELADILKPLLPEKSLLHVDPNRNLILVAGSGAEISRALDVVNTFDVDILKGRSFALFTPANVSAGKIIEELEQIFNTKKSKDDEASFFRFIEIERLNAVLAVTHQAGYLKDIENWVFRLDRINTAAAGGVNVYRAQHVSATDLAETLSNIFGSGGSGKSSKASIASGRKSLSATNKKSDSSSSSSTGGANRQQDSMSDRTLGDRTKDKNSSGSGALGGSLSSSSGGSNNNDMPNVKIIADEGNNALIIVATAQEYAVIDRVLKQLDVLPLQVMIDATIVEVTLNDDLKYGLQWYFSHNNGGTNQINGGSVQGLNLVDLTKDAAKALSTGGFSYAFSSGSKDIQAVLNASAKNNNVNVISSPSLMVLNNQEATIKVGDSVPIRSSVSTPVTSSGVNNNPIQTSSIQMVDTGVNLSVRPRVNAGGLVLMDILQSVNQAIKTTTSETIDSPTIQKREIESSVAVQSGETIVLGGLIKENNDYLRDGVPLLHEIPLIGPLFGGTTRNKDKTELVVLLTPRVMKSRQDARDITDEFKRKLSGIYYQKPIEINVDVEAVQ; this is translated from the coding sequence ATGACAACTAAAAAAATCAACATTTCTCCAATGTTGGCGTTGGCGCTTTCCATGACCGGCTGTGAATTTATCGGCCCGCAATTGCATGAAAAACTGGCTATTGCCGATAGCAAACCGGCTCAAGAAGACACCTTGTTGATTCCGGAACTGGCTAACGACGCCAATAAAAACGCCGAAAATAGAATCACCAAAGTCGAAATGTACCCTAGCGGCGAAGCGAGCATCGTCCCCCAAGCCAGCCACCACGGCGGCGGCAAAACCAGCGGTAAGGGCGAATACAGTTTGAATTTCGATGACGCCGATCTGGGCGAAGTGGCTAAAGTAATACTCAGCGACATTCTGGGCCGGAATTACACCATCAGTCCGCAAGTGGTCGGTAAAGTTACCTTGCAAACCTCCAAACCGTTAAGCAAGGACGAGCTGATCCCAACCCTGGATATGCTGCTGAGCTTGAATAATGCCGCCCTGACCGAACAAGGCGGCATGTATTTAATTAAACCGTCCAACGAAGCCTTGTACAGCAGCTCAATCAGCTCTCTGTCCGGCGCCAAGATGCCCAATGGTTATCAGGTACGGGTAATTCCGGTAAAAAATGTCGCAGCCTCGGAACTGGCGGACATATTGAAACCGTTATTGCCGGAAAAATCCTTGCTGCATGTCGATCCGAACCGAAATCTGATTTTGGTCGCAGGCTCCGGCGCGGAAATTTCTAGGGCACTGGATGTGGTCAATACCTTTGATGTCGATATTTTAAAAGGCCGCTCCTTTGCTTTGTTTACCCCGGCTAACGTCAGCGCCGGCAAAATCATTGAAGAGCTGGAACAAATCTTCAACACTAAAAAGTCCAAAGACGACGAAGCCAGCTTTTTCCGGTTTATAGAGATAGAAAGGCTTAACGCGGTATTAGCCGTCACCCATCAAGCCGGTTATCTGAAGGACATTGAAAACTGGGTATTTCGGCTGGATCGGATCAACACGGCGGCAGCCGGCGGCGTGAATGTCTACCGGGCGCAACATGTCAGCGCTACGGATTTGGCCGAGACCTTAAGCAATATTTTCGGTAGCGGCGGTTCCGGTAAATCCAGCAAGGCTTCCATCGCTTCCGGCCGTAAATCATTATCGGCCACCAATAAAAAGTCCGACAGCTCATCGAGTAGTAGTACGGGCGGCGCTAATCGGCAGCAGGATTCGATGAGCGATAGAACGCTTGGCGACCGAACCAAAGACAAAAACAGCAGCGGTAGCGGCGCACTCGGCGGCAGCTTAAGCAGCAGTTCGGGCGGCAGCAATAACAACGACATGCCCAATGTAAAAATCATCGCCGATGAAGGCAATAACGCCCTGATTATTGTCGCGACAGCTCAAGAATACGCGGTGATCGACCGCGTGCTAAAACAATTGGATGTACTGCCACTACAAGTAATGATCGATGCGACGATTGTGGAAGTGACGTTAAACGATGACTTGAAATACGGTCTGCAATGGTATTTCAGCCACAATAATGGCGGCACCAACCAGATAAACGGCGGCTCCGTACAAGGTTTAAACTTGGTTGATTTGACAAAAGATGCGGCAAAAGCGCTTTCAACTGGCGGTTTTTCCTATGCGTTTTCCAGCGGTTCCAAGGATATTCAAGCCGTGTTGAACGCCAGTGCCAAAAACAATAACGTAAATGTCATCTCTTCACCGTCCTTGATGGTATTGAACAACCAGGAAGCCACGATCAAAGTCGGTGATTCAGTGCCAATTCGCTCCTCGGTTTCCACCCCCGTTACATCTAGCGGCGTTAACAACAACCCTATCCAAACTAGTTCCATTCAAATGGTGGATACCGGTGTGAATTTATCGGTTAGACCCAGGGTTAATGCCGGTGGACTGGTTCTGATGGACATATTGCAAAGCGTTAATCAGGCGATCAAAACCACGACCAGCGAAACCATCGACTCGCCCACCATTCAAAAAAGAGAGATAGAAAGCAGTGTTGCGGTACAAAGCGGCGAAACCATCGTCCTGGGCGGTTTGATTAAGGAAAACAACGATTATTTGCGTGACGGCGTGCCGCTGCTGCACGAGATACCATTAATCGGGCCGCTTTTCGGCGGTACGACGCGTAACAAGGACAAAACCGAATTAGTAGTACTGCTCACCCCACGCGTGATGAAAAGCCGCCAAGATGCTCGGGATATTACCGACGAATTTAAGCGAAAACTATCGGGCATCTATTATCAAAAGCCTATCGAAATCAATGTTGACGTGGAAGCGGTGCAATAG
- a CDS encoding GspH/FimT family pseudopilin, with amino-acid sequence MTALPARQHMQGFTLIELIIVLLISVLAFAVVGSNIGSGNRSTKLQAVARDMASALRYAHGQALMTQKPVSVAIDLQDNSYSISNRDKTYPFAEDIDVSLVVAEEEFSDGEQGHIRFFGDGSSTGGRITLEWGNQLRRIDVNWITGEVSISDAAA; translated from the coding sequence ATGACCGCCCTGCCCGCCCGCCAACACATGCAAGGCTTTACGCTGATCGAATTGATCATCGTACTGCTGATTAGCGTGCTGGCTTTCGCGGTGGTCGGCAGCAATATCGGCTCCGGCAACCGCAGTACCAAGTTGCAAGCCGTCGCCAGGGATATGGCCTCGGCCCTGCGTTACGCCCACGGCCAAGCCCTGATGACGCAAAAGCCGGTCAGCGTCGCAATCGATTTGCAAGACAATAGCTACAGCATCAGCAACCGCGATAAAACTTACCCGTTTGCCGAAGACATCGACGTGTCTCTGGTAGTTGCGGAGGAAGAGTTTAGCGACGGCGAACAAGGCCATATTCGGTTCTTTGGCGACGGCTCGTCCACCGGCGGCAGAATCACGCTGGAATGGGGTAATCAATTGCGCCGCATCGACGTGAACTGGATTACCGGCGAAGTCAGTATTTCCGATGCGGCGGCATAA
- the gspM gene encoding type II secretion system protein GspM — MNDARYQRWLALSLLGLVLFSVIFLVLLPLFSSWLDYREQKNDLLFRLQRQQAIVARRDSVAQNLESLNQQYQQQGYLSDSDTEALASAELQNIVKTAVTEAGGQLTSTQGLPGKAEEDFVRVAVKVRMSGSIEALRAVLHSLDTNMPLLLVDQLDISPVRGARNRTTNKMDPSSQLNVSFEVISFMRAKTS; from the coding sequence ATGAATGACGCGCGTTATCAACGCTGGCTGGCGCTATCACTATTGGGATTGGTGTTATTTAGCGTAATATTTCTGGTTTTGCTGCCTTTATTCAGCAGTTGGCTGGATTATCGCGAGCAAAAAAACGACCTGCTGTTTCGTTTGCAACGTCAGCAAGCTATTGTTGCCCGCCGCGACAGCGTTGCCCAAAACCTGGAATCATTGAATCAGCAATACCAGCAGCAAGGGTATCTGAGCGACAGCGACACCGAAGCGCTGGCCTCGGCCGAGTTGCAAAACATCGTCAAAACCGCGGTAACGGAAGCCGGCGGCCAACTGACCAGCACGCAAGGTTTGCCGGGCAAGGCCGAAGAGGATTTTGTCCGCGTCGCCGTGAAAGTGCGGATGAGCGGCAGCATCGAAGCATTGCGCGCGGTGTTGCATAGTCTGGATACCAATATGCCCTTGTTACTGGTCGATCAATTGGACATTTCCCCGGTACGCGGCGCGCGTAACCGCACTACCAACAAAATGGACCCCAGTTCTCAGTTGAATGTCAGTTTTGAAGTCATCAGCTTTATGCGAGCCAAGACCTCATGA
- a CDS encoding MgtC/SapB family protein, with protein sequence MNPISPDRLISFWSIAQLEASVVILMNIVGALFLGMVVGYERSYHGRAAGMRTYGLVCMASAAVTVIVGYPQFWFGGLLPLTTTADPTRVIQGIVTGIGFLGAGVIMKEGLNISGLTTAASIWASSAIGILCGAGFYFAAIVLALIASATMIWGGRIEAALPSRHAVSVILRFQTGYRPNQTEINDLANVLGYRLAEGSITVISNNKHEEWHLVFIATGNHKISIPAIAESLERCDFLSGYQVAFARN encoded by the coding sequence ATGAATCCAATCTCGCCGGACAGGCTGATTTCGTTTTGGTCGATTGCCCAATTGGAAGCCAGCGTGGTCATTCTGATGAATATCGTCGGCGCTCTGTTTTTGGGCATGGTAGTGGGCTACGAACGCTCCTATCACGGCCGGGCCGCCGGCATGCGCACCTATGGACTGGTGTGCATGGCTTCCGCGGCGGTAACGGTTATCGTCGGTTACCCGCAGTTCTGGTTTGGCGGCTTATTGCCGCTCACCACTACCGCCGACCCTACTCGGGTTATTCAGGGCATCGTGACGGGTATCGGTTTCTTGGGTGCCGGCGTGATCATGAAGGAAGGTCTGAACATCAGCGGATTGACGACTGCCGCCTCGATCTGGGCGTCTTCGGCTATCGGTATTTTATGCGGCGCCGGGTTTTATTTTGCGGCCATTGTATTGGCTTTAATTGCGTCGGCGACGATGATATGGGGTGGGCGCATCGAGGCAGCCTTGCCTTCCCGGCATGCAGTGTCTGTCATTTTGCGTTTTCAAACCGGTTATCGCCCCAATCAGACCGAGATCAATGATTTGGCGAATGTCTTGGGGTATAGATTGGCCGAAGGCTCGATTACCGTTATCAGCAACAATAAACACGAAGAGTGGCATCTGGTTTTTATTGCAACCGGTAATCATAAAATATCGATTCCTGCGATTGCTGAAAGCCTGGAACGCTGCGATTTTCTCAGCGGTTATCAAGTCGCCTTTGCCCGAAACTGA